The following proteins come from a genomic window of Pseudomonas sp. MAG733B:
- the yegS gene encoding lipid kinase YegS: protein MSECKALLILHGKQALNEEVRAAVENKRAQGWELAVRLTWEAGDAQRLVEEALAAGYRQIVAGGGDGTLRDIAEAMAAHSTRASLVLMPLGTANDFARAAGVPLEPALALDLLEVVPSPIDLGEVGGQVFLNMATGGFGSQVTANTSEELKKVLGGAAYLFTGLSRFSELHAAYGELQGPDFHWSGDLLALGIGNGRQAGGGHVLCPQALADDGLLDISILPAPQEVVGTLKNLLADGFGIDNMFVRARLPWVEIKASEGLYINLDGEPLEGDNLRFSARPAALLVHLPEGSPLLSATGTVSRPD, encoded by the coding sequence ATGAGCGAGTGCAAGGCGCTGTTGATTCTGCATGGCAAGCAGGCGCTCAACGAAGAGGTCCGTGCCGCCGTCGAAAACAAGCGCGCACAGGGATGGGAGCTGGCTGTCCGGCTGACCTGGGAGGCCGGCGACGCACAGCGGCTGGTAGAAGAAGCGTTGGCGGCAGGTTACAGACAGATCGTCGCCGGTGGTGGTGACGGTACATTGCGAGATATTGCCGAGGCTATGGCGGCGCATTCCACGCGAGCCAGCCTGGTGCTGATGCCCTTGGGAACCGCCAACGATTTCGCACGCGCGGCTGGCGTTCCACTGGAGCCTGCTCTAGCACTGGATCTTCTGGAGGTGGTGCCAAGTCCGATTGATTTGGGGGAGGTCGGCGGGCAGGTTTTCCTGAACATGGCCACTGGCGGTTTTGGCAGTCAGGTCACGGCCAATACCTCCGAGGAGTTGAAAAAGGTGCTTGGCGGTGCAGCGTATCTGTTCACCGGTTTGTCACGCTTCAGCGAACTGCATGCGGCGTATGGCGAGTTGCAGGGGCCGGATTTTCACTGGAGTGGAGATCTGCTGGCCCTGGGCATCGGTAATGGCCGGCAGGCGGGTGGTGGACATGTGTTATGCCCGCAGGCACTGGCGGACGACGGTTTGCTCGATATCAGCATTTTGCCCGCGCCGCAGGAAGTGGTTGGCACCCTGAAAAACCTGTTGGCCGATGGCTTCGGTATCGACAACATGTTCGTGCGGGCTCGTCTGCCGTGGGTCGAGATCAAGGCTTCCGAGGGCCTCTATATCAACCTCGATGGTGAACCGCTCGAGGGTGACAACCTGCGGTTCTCGGCGCGGCCGGCGGCACTGCT